The DNA segment TCAAACTCTTTGAGAATGCCTGCAATCTGTGCAGGACTGAATGTGCTTTTTTTCATCTTTTACAGTTTTAAAATTAAACAATTTGTCTACTTTTAAAACGTACTGTTTTTGGGGAGGCTTACCCAGGCATCAGCAGCGGTTCGGGCTCGACATTCAATGTTCAGCTTTAGTTCTTAACTTCAACAACATATTTTCAAATGGGCATTTGTACCGGGCTGGACAATCAATGAATTCCCTGCCTTCGCAAATACTTTTTCGTTAGCTGGCATTTTATGAGACCATCCTTACTATTAGTAACATGGACAATTTTAGTTTGCTCTTGTAGTGACACAGGACAAGAAAAAGTTGAGTCTGCTGACACTTTAAAGACAGACCTTTCAAACACCAAATCTTTAGACACCACAAGCAAGGTAGACAGTAACAATACAAACAAGGCAACATTAACGCTGGACACCTTACCAAACATTTCACTTGGTAAAATGACATTGGTATCAAGTGGACAAATGTCACCTTACACAACAATTAAAATTGATGGTTGCGATTTTGATTTGGTAACAAATGACAGTGACACAACTTATCTGGCTACTAACGACAAAAAGTTTCAGACACCTGAAGGTTATAAAGTTGGAACAAGGTTTACGGAATTACCAATAGAAATTCAAACCGAATTGACAAAAGAACCAGACTGGGGTTATTATTTCAAATTATTGTCGGGGTGGACATTGGGATTCTGCGAAGGCAATTCATGTACAGACAAGTATCCAGAAAATGGTTCAAAGGTAAAATGGATATTCAAACGACGATAAACAAAACGCCAGCTAACATTGGGTTTTATGCAAGTTGGGCATGACCAGCAAACATCAACAAATTGCAAATCCAAGCTGTAGTTCGGGCTGGACGAATAAATCTCAACTTTAGTTCTTAAATTCAACTTTATATTTTCAATCAGCAGCGGTTGTGGGCGGACGAATAACAATTCCCAACCTGCATAAAGCCCTGACCGTTGGGCGTCATGCGGAAGAAACTCAAAACTTAAAAAGACTAACTGATTTGACAATGATTGATAAGCTAATTTACCTTTTACAAGAATTGAAGGACACTTTTTCTAAGGAAAAAATGGATGAGACTTTAGAGTGTTTGGAAGATGAGGTGACCCCAAATGCTTTATATATAAACCAAGACGAATTCAGAGAAGCCTTCAATGGACAACACGAGGAATTTTACAATGAATTGGCAATAAACATTGTTGCTGATTTAAATGAAAACCCAGACTTGTTCTTTTTGATTTGGGATCCGCTTTTGTACTTCTTTAATCCAGAGACAAAATCCCTATTCTACGAACAGGCTTTAACCAACGCTGATAACACAGACGCTACTGATTTCATTAACGGGTTGATTGAACTTGATAATCAACGACCAGAAATTGCCTTATTTCATTTTAACCGAATTGATGATTATGTTGCCTCATATTTCATTGCCTTATGTTACTTTGACTTGGAAAATTTTGAGAACTCCATTAAAAACAATCTTCTTTTCCTTGAAAATTTCAAGGCAACAATGCGGAATAGCAAAGTTGAAAACGAAACTCTTGAAAGCACTGATGAATATCTTTTGGTGAAGTATAATGTGCATAATGATTTAGCATATTGTTACAACAGGATCGAAGATTACTCACATGCTTATGAACACTATAAGGAGGCTCTAAAAATATTTAGCTTAGAAGAGCTATACTTTTTCCGACATAATGAAAGTGAAGAACAGAACCTTTTTGTTTTAGACCTGAACAACTTTCTTTTAGCCATTGAAAAAGTGGGTGAGTATGCAAAAGGAATTGAAATTCTAAACTTTGCAATCGAAAAATATCCACACAATTGTTATTATAAAGAGTTGAAGCAAAAGTTTGAACAAAAGACTTCTAATCTTTCATTTGCTGATGAACTAATCAAGCAGTTATTTAAAATTAAGAAACCTTTCAACATTGAAAAGTTTGTAGCAACGAAGCTGTTAGCCAAAGAAAAAATTTTGGAAGACATGATTGTTGAGCAGATAAAGTATGGGTATAAAGTGTTCGGAAAGGATTTGGAAGTTTATCAGGACAATAAAATATTTGGGCGACAGTATTACCTTCCAACAGTAAGCGGTATTTTAGATTTGTTGCTTGTCGAAAGAGGCTCGAACACCCTGTATGTAGTGGAATTGAAACGTAATGAAGCAGGTATAGGAGTAGTTGAACAAATTGAAAGATATATTTTGGGACTGGGACACCTTTTCATTGACAGAGACATAAAAGGAATTATTTGCTTACACACACCCGACACTAATCTTGTTGAATTAGTTAAGACTAAGCCAAACATTGAGCTATTCAAATACGAGTTTAATTTTAACAGGCTAAAATAGATAGGCAAAGAGTTCTCATTACGCCAGCACGAACGCCCAACAATCGGTTTGGCGTTATGGCGGCAGGACGTCGGAGCAATCGGGTCATTGCAAATCCCAACTTAAGTTCGGGCTGGACGAACAAATCTCAACTTTAGTTCTTAAATTCAACTTTATATTTTTCAATCAGCAGCCTTTGTGGGCGGACGAATAACAATTC comes from the Panacibacter microcysteis genome and includes:
- a CDS encoding endonuclease NucS domain-containing protein, coding for MGGRITIPNLHKALTVGRHAEETQNLKRLTDLTMIDKLIYLLQELKDTFSKEKMDETLECLEDEVTPNALYINQDEFREAFNGQHEEFYNELAINIVADLNENPDLFFLIWDPLLYFFNPETKSLFYEQALTNADNTDATDFINGLIELDNQRPEIALFHFNRIDDYVASYFIALCYFDLENFENSIKNNLLFLENFKATMRNSKVENETLESTDEYLLVKYNVHNDLAYCYNRIEDYSHAYEHYKEALKIFSLEELYFFRHNESEEQNLFVLDLNNFLLAIEKVGEYAKGIEILNFAIEKYPHNCYYKELKQKFEQKTSNLSFADELIKQLFKIKKPFNIEKFVATKLLAKEKILEDMIVEQIKYGYKVFGKDLEVYQDNKIFGRQYYLPTVSGILDLLLVERGSNTLYVVELKRNEAGIGVVEQIERYILGLGHLFIDRDIKGIICLHTPDTNLVELVKTKPNIELFKYEFNFNRLK